From the Thomasclavelia ramosa DSM 1402 genome, the window TACGTAAAACGTAATTTAAATAAACTTCCTAATCTAAGTGTAGTTCGTTGTAATTATCAAACAAATGGTCGGGGTCGGAATGGACACGTTTGGCAAAGTAAGAATGGTGATGACTTGCTGATGAGTATTTTGGTAAAAGATTTTAAAAAACCTCAAGACCTTCATAAAATGACACAGCTAGTTGCTTGTAGTGTGGCGGGGTTACTAGATCGTTATGGAATAAAAGCTAAAATTAAGTGGCCCAATGATATTTATGTTGATGATTTAAAGATTTGTGGAATCTTAGTAGAGGCAATCTATCAAACTGATTTAGAAGGGGTTGTAGTTGGAGTTGGATTAAATGTTAATTCAATAAACGGTGATTATGCTTCAATGAAGATGAAAACTGGCCAGACATATCAAGTTAAATCACTAATGATAGCAATGTTAACATATTTTAAGATATACTATAGTCTTTATCAGCAAGGTTCGTATGATAAAATTCTTGATTATGCTAATGATATTGCTTATTTAAAGGATAAACAGGTTGAATTTCAAGATTATGGTTTAGTTACATTTACTAAGTTGAATGAAAATGGTACAGTTAATTTTGTGGATTCAAATCATCGGGAACATAATATTTTAATAAATGAAATATCTTTGCATAAAGATTAAAAAGTTGTAATGAATAAAGCATTACAACTTTTTTAAACATGATTTTCTAAATAAACTGATAATTCATCAAATGTTTTGATTTTCAACATTTCATCAAAAGACTCATCATCTAATAAAAGATCAATAATTGAAGAATAGATTGTATTGAAAGTCATTATGTCTTTTTCATTTATTGAAATAAGCATGACTAAATGAACGGAGGTATCACCCCAAGGAATTGCTTTGTCATTCAATAAAAAAGTAATTCGGGTTTTTACATCACCAAAATGAATTGCATGAGGAACTGCAAATTTATTAAAAAATGAAGTTGTTGATATTTTTTCGCGTTCAAATACACTATCAACAAAATCTGTTTTAGCATCACCATGTTTTAACATTTGACTGCATAAAAATAAAATAGCATCCTTTTTACATGTAAAATCAACATTTCTAAAAAAGAGTTTAGGATCAATGTATTTAGATAATTCCTTTTTTAGCAGATCTTTTTTCTTTTTCTCTTTTAATAGATTGATTTTAAGATTCAATTTATCAATATCTTGTGATAATAGCAAGGGGCTGATTACCATACAATCGGGGCTTTCATAGTCATTAATAGTAGAAATCAAAAAATCAAAATGATAGTCTTGAATATTCTTTTTAGAAGAAATAAAACTAATTAATTGTACATTATCACCAAAGTTTAATAAAAATTGATTGGCAAAATGCTTTCGTAAATCATTATACTCTGGACAAATACATAGTGCTTTTAAATATTGTTTATTTTCTTCATTGGATTGAATCATTAAACCTAAATGAATTGCCAATAGGCCAATTTCGTTAATATTCACTGTAATATTGAAACTTTCTTGAAATTTATAGGCAAAATAAACAGCTAACTCATAAATGAAAGGATGGGTATTTTTAAGGTTATTATGGAAGTCATTTTGAAAGTAAAGCGAAGAATGATTTCTAAAAAATAAACGATGAATATGTAAAGCAAAATGATTTAAAGACATTTGATAATTAAGTTGCAATGAAAAGTGTTCAACAAGATCATCGAGAATTTCTTTAATTTTATAAACAAAACTATAATCATTATATAAAATTTGGGTTTCATAATTTTCTTCGTTTATTTTAATCGAGCCAATACAAAGGACTTGCATATATTCATTATCTGTTTGAGCAAAATGAAGATTAAAATATTCTTCTAGGTTATGACATAGGTCTTTGGACAGCTGGCAAATAATTTCGTCATTTGATAAGGAGTATGAAAACGGCAGGGGTTCGATGTCGCTTCCAACAAAAATTCTTTGAAGCGTGATAGATGTATTCATCACAAGATTTTGATAGTGAATATCGTCAACTCGAATATTATATTTCTTTAAAACAGAGTCGATTATAGCTTCTACTTCAGAAAGATGAAAATCTTGAAAATACTGTTGAAAGTGTTGTAGGCTAGTTATTGGTTGTGAAGCTTCAATCCCAATTAAATGAGCAAAAAGAGCTCTTTTATCATATTCACTACCATGTAACGAAAAAATATCATTTTTTCGTTCAACTGTTAGATGATATTTGTTTAAAAGCGGTTTGATTGTTTTAATACAGCGAGCAACACTGGATTCACTCATATAACAATTTTCTGATAACTCTAATAAGTGACATGATGGGTGATTAAGCAGATATTGTAAAATTATATTGGTAGACTTTGATTGTTCGGATATTTTAATATCATTTATAAGCATATGGGCATTTTCGCTTAATAAAGTTAATTGATAGCCATTTTTGGATGAAGAAATATGAAAATCCTCAATATTTTTATTAATTTGAAAAATATCGTTTCTAAGTGTTCTAGGACTAATATCTAGTAATCTTGATAGCGTATTAGCACTTAGTGGAACGGTATTTTTTTGTAATAGACGAATAATTAAAAATTGTCTAGAGGTAAGTTCAAGCAAAATAATCACTCCTTTATCATATTATAACAAACTTCTTGATAGAAATCTTAAAATTGTGATTCAGCTTTTGCCATGATCGTGGCAAAAGCTGGTTTGGATGCAAAAGCTATTTGACATACAATAAGAGAGCAAGGAGGAGTTAGAAAATGAATCAGTATTATCCACATTTATTTCAACCATTAAGAGTTAATACAATGATGTTGAAAAATAGAATTATTGCATCAACGATGGGGATTCCCAAGAGCCATGAATTATTATCTACGACTCACTATGGAAATGTTAGTATTATAGATAAGTCTGTAGGTGGAGCAGCAATGACTTTTGTATCAATTGAATCTGCGGCTAATGCCAATGGTGAATTTCCAAAACATGATCGCGATGGTATTCGTGAATCTATTTCAGTAGCCCGTCAGTATGGGGCTAAGGTTGGAACTTGGTGTGTACCACGACTAAA encodes:
- a CDS encoding biotin--[acetyl-CoA-carboxylase] ligase, with amino-acid sequence MSYIELDEVDSTNDYVKRNLNKLPNLSVVRCNYQTNGRGRNGHVWQSKNGDDLLMSILVKDFKKPQDLHKMTQLVACSVAGLLDRYGIKAKIKWPNDIYVDDLKICGILVEAIYQTDLEGVVVGVGLNVNSINGDYASMKMKTGQTYQVKSLMIAMLTYFKIYYSLYQQGSYDKILDYANDIAYLKDKQVEFQDYGLVTFTKLNENGTVNFVDSNHREHNILINEISLHKD
- a CDS encoding BglG family transcription antiterminator; the encoded protein is MIILLELTSRQFLIIRLLQKNTVPLSANTLSRLLDISPRTLRNDIFQINKNIEDFHISSSKNGYQLTLLSENAHMLINDIKISEQSKSTNIILQYLLNHPSCHLLELSENCYMSESSVARCIKTIKPLLNKYHLTVERKNDIFSLHGSEYDKRALFAHLIGIEASQPITSLQHFQQYFQDFHLSEVEAIIDSVLKKYNIRVDDIHYQNLVMNTSITLQRIFVGSDIEPLPFSYSLSNDEIICQLSKDLCHNLEEYFNLHFAQTDNEYMQVLCIGSIKINEENYETQILYNDYSFVYKIKEILDDLVEHFSLQLNYQMSLNHFALHIHRLFFRNHSSLYFQNDFHNNLKNTHPFIYELAVYFAYKFQESFNITVNINEIGLLAIHLGLMIQSNEENKQYLKALCICPEYNDLRKHFANQFLLNFGDNVQLISFISSKKNIQDYHFDFLISTINDYESPDCMVISPLLLSQDIDKLNLKINLLKEKKKKDLLKKELSKYIDPKLFFRNVDFTCKKDAILFLCSQMLKHGDAKTDFVDSVFEREKISTTSFFNKFAVPHAIHFGDVKTRITFLLNDKAIPWGDTSVHLVMLISINEKDIMTFNTIYSSIIDLLLDDESFDEMLKIKTFDELSVYLENHV